The window cacgcaaggaagtgcctgacagttgggacccacctggtcgaagcgtatgtagcgttttcattctagtcgcgaatgtgtacatacatactagtggatgtagaggcgtgcacgtgtcgtagtagaggcgcgcacgtagcatgtacacatacgtacaacggccagtgtgcaacaaGGAAAATATagtcacgtacgtacatacgggcggggtctcgaacgcctactcgcgcatacgtatggccagggctcgtgtacatggctgggtcggaacggagaaacaacatcgtcgtcgtgttcattttgaggcaacggaatgcgtcgtgttcatcgggaggcaacggaatgcgtcgtgttcatcgggaggcaacagaacgcttgggagccaaccgacttggacagaacaggcgatgggaaCGAGGACTGGCGTACTgcataacggaggaaacgaccttgtgttcgaccgaccacatttgaaacgggatcttgttcattgggaggggtctggcgtaccgcaaaacgaaggaaatggacttgtgttggacctcctacggtcgaaacggggtcctgttgatcgagaggggtgtggcgtaccgcaaaatagaggaaatggacttgtgttggagcgctatggttgaaacgggggtcctgttcatcgggaggggtgtggctaccgcaaaatgggactccacggtatactgttcatctccaccatcgacctcctccagcctccacgagctactgttcatccaccgtcgacctcctccagcctccacctgcgactgttcatccacgggctcgtgttcatccagcctccatcgcgcgctactccatcggctactgttcaaccacccctctccacgggctcctgttcaaccaccaacgggctactgttcatccacccctccatcgtctactgttcatccagccctccacggggccgtcctgttcatccagcccgccacggggtcctgttcatccagccccaactggctcaatCGATCAgggtccttttcatccagaggcaacaccacggggtcctgttcatccacccccaccgctcactattcatccaaacccgcctgcaacactcactgttcatctagaggcagcatcgatcggcttcagttagcagcagtagcgaaggaatcgctcgatcgggttcagttaacagccatcgattgatcgctcgggttcagtaacgcatagcctatagtgcaatcgctcgggtttagttagagcccaacgcctcgctcgggttcagttagagcccaacgcctcgcacacacgcgcgtacgtgtacgagagaaacgcgcatcgctcggcccctgaccacccaccgtaaccgagacctccccgaaattttcctcgcgctCGCTTCTACCACgcctttttccgtcatggacggcccaaagaatgtcatgcagctgcgtctccagcccgcccaggatgaaaagcccattttctgtcatgattttttgtcatagaagtaggagcgcaccacatctatgatgataccgggttttgtcacaattatcgtcataaaagtgtcatagttatgacagaaaaaaattcgttcggcccaaaatgtcacggatgtgtctttttttagtggtTCATAGGATACAATGCACAACACAAAGGAGTTAAATGCCTTGATGTGTCCACTGGCCATGTCTATATCTCTCGTAATGTGGTTTTTTATGAGACCAAATTCCCATTTGCTGATCTCCACCCAAATGCCGGTGCTCTCCTTCACCAAGAAATCCTACTTCTTCCACCTCAACTCACCGGATTAGCTCAAGGGGGAAATAATTGTGATGACCATACATTGACTAATCCTCATAACCAACTGCATGAGCTTTGTTGTGATACAAATGCAGATGCGTTCAATATAGAAAATGGCGACGGAAACGACCAAAACAACCAAGAAATCAGTACAGAAGGGCGACATTTTATGTGTCCACCGTTGGGGGACAAATCCTCCTTGGGATTGCTGCCACAGGATCTGCCCAGGCGATCTGATTCGGGATCTGCGCCGCACACAGACGGCAGCATGCAGGAAACCGCGTCGCCTACCAGACGTGACGGTAGAAAACCAGCGGCTGCCGCACGGCGCACTCCAACTCGCCCCCGTGCGGGCGCTGAGCTGCACCAATCCGCAGCCACCATGCGGCTGCCTGAGAATCGCTGGGCGCCAGGTGGGCCCCGCTGCTACGAGCGACGACAGACGGCACGCGACTCCACGAGCGCTGATTCATCCAGGCCCACGGGCTTGCGATCCAGCGCTGATCCTGTCGGCCCCGTGCAATCATCTGACAATGATGAGGGTGCAGCAAGCGCTGGGTCTGGCTCGAGATCTTCTGCACCATCTCTACCACACCAGCCACGTCCTGACGCCACAGAAGATCCGGGCGCACCTGACGGGGCTGCACCAGTGCCAGGGGGATCTGCTTCGGGATTGAGGACATGATCCTCTGCGCCACGGCCTGCTGCGACATCTCCTGTACAACCACATACATGGCTCCAAAAAGGGGTAATTCAACATGTGAACTATAAAACCAAATTTGGTCTTGTTGCTTATTCTTCAGGTGAACCCAACACAATTGAGGAAGCCCTTcgtgtatcctcggtggaaggaagCCATGGAAGAAGAATACATGGCACTACAGAAAAACAAAACATGGCACTTGGTTCCTTCAAGGCAAGGTAAAAACTTAATTGACTGCAAGTGGGTCTTCAGAATTAAAAGGAAATCTGATGGAACCATAGACCGCTACAAGGCCAGACTTGTTGAAAAAGGATTCAAACAACGATATGGTATAGATTACGAGGACACCTTTAGTCCCATTGTTAAGGCTGCTACTATTCGCCTTGTGTTGCCTATTGCTGTTTCCAGGGGATGGTGCCTTAGAaagctagatgtacagaacgcgctccttcatggtgttctggaagaggaagtgtacatgagacaacctcctgggtttgtaaGCAAAAACTCACCATTTCATGTATGCAAACTTGACAAAGCTTTATATGGACTCAAGCAGGCCCCCAAAGCATGGTACTCACGCTTAAGTCAGAAGCTGCAGGCACTTGGTTTTGTTTCCTCCAAGTCTGACACGTCACTGTTTATTTACAATAAGTCTAATACATCCATATTTtttctcatatatgttgatgatattattgtcacaagCTCATCTAAAAAAGCAGTGACAGGATTACTGAAAGACTTGAGTGCTGAGTTTGCTCAAGGATTTGGGAGATTTGCATTTCTTCTTAGGGATTGAAGTTAAGAAACATGGTGATGGTCTTCATCTCTCTCAAGAAAAAATGTCACTGATCTGGTAAGAAGAGCTGGTCTTCAAGGATGTAAGCCCTCACCAACTCCTTTATCCAGTTCAGAAAAATTGTCTCTTACAGAAGGAGATCCTTTGAATCAAGCTGATAGTACAAATTACAGAAGTTTAGTAGGAGCACTACAGTACTTGACATTGCCAAGGCCTGGTATTTCTTTTACTGTTAATAAAGTGTGTCAGATCCTTCATGCACCTACCACAGTTCACTGAATAGCTGCAAAACGCATAGTGAGATATGTGAAAGGTACCATAAAACTTGGCTTAACCTTCAACAGATCTTCATCTGCTCTTGTTAGTGCCTTTTCTGATTCAGACTAGGCAGGATGTCTGGATGATAGACATTCTACTGGTGGATTTGCAATATTTTTTGGACCTAACCTTATATCATGGTGTGCAaataaacaggctactgtgtctagGTCAAGTACAGAAGCTGAATACAAAGCACTTGCCAATGCCATAGCAGAAATCATTTGGGTTCAGTCCATGTTGAAAGAACTTGGACTAAAATCCACACAGGCTCCCTGcttatggtgtgataatcttggtgctacCTATTTGTCTGCTAACCCTGTGTTCCATGCAAGAACAAAAACATTGAGATCgattttcactttgtcagagaacgAGTTGCTAATCGACAGTTGGAGATTCATTTTGTTCATTCTAGAGACCAGGTTGCAGATGGTTTCACAAAGGCATTACCTACAAGGAACTTTGATGAATTCAAACGTAATCTCAATCTCAtggagttgtgattaagggagggtgttaaacataTTGCACCTAATGTTGTCATGATCATAGAAGCCTTCAGGCGCAGCAGGAAGAGATAGACTAGGTTGTCAGCATTCCTCTTTATCTCTTTGTAACAACTCCCTCTATCTCTATTCTATCTCTTGTAGCACAAGTTGTATCTCAACTACCGAAGCTTGTCTGCTATTAGGGAGGTCGCGGCCCTGCTATATAAACACGGAACCGTCGCCAGAGATGGTACGGCGTTAAAGCCTTTCTACAGGTTGATGTTCTCGTGTGCTTGATCACAAATCAAGCAACCCGAATGGGCATTTCTGCTTATCTAATTCTGCTACACAACTTAGTTTGCATGATCGTCAATTTGTATTTCAACTAGGTGGAGGATTTATCATAGAAATCTACTTATACGGCCTCCTACAATTATTGTGTTTTATACCTTACTGTAATTAGCTAGCTAATTATACATGTAATTTATAGTTCTTAGCACCCACATAGTAAGTACAAAATAACTTTTGCCCTTTGTGTTCGCTACTCACAAAGGTCACTGGAAGCATCGATATTTTCTGATGATGCCCATCTTCAAATGCATCCTTGTGTTCACACAATACTTATATGGCAGTACATTACACCGATAGTTCAATTTGGTAACCTTGTGTGGTTGTGCCTACCCTTTTAGGAGTTGATATGGTTCAGATGAATCATCCTgtatcttattttgtttttgccatAACAACCAAATATTGCGTAGAAGTTCTTTACCATGTAGTCTAATAGAATCATTATTTCACTTAGTAATGCTCTCATGGTTTAACATAGTAGATTCTCATTTATTGCATTGCAGAGTGAGCCGCATTGCAGAGTAAGAGTTGAGAGGATGTGCTGTTTGGATCCGAAACATGAAGAATCAGTCCTCTTCCAAGGTtaaatttctactccctccgtaaactaatataagagagtttagatcactactttagtaatctaaatgctcttatattagtttacagagagagTACTTCCTTCTTAAATAGGCACAACTCTACACATCATCATCAATAGGCATAACTCTACGCATAATTCACCTCAATATCTGATGTTTCCTTTAGTTTCCCCACTTCATCTTGATGGATGTTTGTATTGTTCTAACCAACACTTGGCGCTTCCCTTGATCCTCCTACACTTTCACGGTTTCTGCTACCGTTCACATCTACATCCGGTGCCTCTTTCGCCTTCTCCCCGGCATCTTCAGGCTCTCCTCCATAACCAGTGCTGCTTGTGTTCCTTAAATCTGCACCAGGCGTTTCCTCTGGCGTCTCCACTTCATCTTCATGGACGCTTTTGCTGTGACCCACATGGTATATTTTCATTGGCTGCTCCATTGCACTTACATGACCTGCAGTTGTAGTTTCAGCTCTATTTTCTTCTGGTACCAACTCATGATTTCTCTGTATCACATTTGAGTCAAAGCCTCTTTCAGATATGTCGGCATGCGCTCTACCgtcttcctcagagaccagaatggTCTTCTTTATTGTTCCAACCTTCACATACTTGCCCATGAATTTCTGCTCCCATTCTTGCAAGGCTTCCACCTCCAAAGGGCCTAAGCCTGAAACGTCACTGGTTAAATCACTCAGCTCAAATGACATCTTTGCCAATGCCCTACTCGCATCTCTTCCCGCAAACAATGCATATGGGCCACCAGGTCCATAGAACATCGTGTACCACACAAAGATGCTAGAAGTATGAAGGATGGATAAATATGTTGCAAACATTGATTTAAAATACAATAGTTAATACTGGCCTGGGTGTTGGCAATCATGAAGACACTCTCATCCGTACTCAGGGCCTTTGGTATGAAGTGAGATCTAGCGTATTTGTCATGGAGACACTAGTGGTAAGAGAAGGAGTACAATTAGCCTATGATCTTGGGTTGAGGAAAGTGATCATCAAAACCGATGCACAAGTTGTGGTGAACAAGTAGAATTTTTCTGCACTCAATCACTTGGAGATAGTTACCACTTTGAATGAGATTCAAGAGCTTTGCGGAAATTTTGAGGAATTTCGCCTAGTGGTTACAGCGAGAGAAGCAAATGAACTAGCTCATCTTTGCGCTAAACAGTGTAATTCCTCTAGGAGATGTTGTTTGTGGATAAAAACCCCATCCTTCCTTACGGCTTATCTAATGAAGGATTGTAATTCCGTGAATTGATTAGCAAAGCTCTTGATTTCCAAAAAAATGGTTAGTACTGACATCCTTAAAATTAAGCTGGTTCAAAGTGATTAAGTTTGAATAGCATGAAATGTGCGATCTTTGTTAACACAGTTCGGTGCAGATCATGAGAATAATGCCACAATGGGTTTGTGACTGTCATGCAAACAAAACAAAAACCTAATCACTCTGAAGAACCAGCCCACTTACTTAGACAAGGAAATACACATCATATGTTTCTAGCTTCAGACAGTTCTATCTGATCAAACTATATTTGCCATGCCAAATTCATTGACTTGCAGGAATTAAAATATCCAGCACAAACTATCTGAGATAAAGCAAACTTATTTACAAATGACAAAGATTTAATGAGTTTGTATGTAATCTATCACTACTAAAACGTTTCCATGTAAGAATATCATCTCCTAACAGGTTAACAATGTCCTTTTCTAATGGACGccgataacgcccacacgtgtgggcattaaggggtctgcccacacattttgtgtggtgtTTAAGAATATCAGCCACACGCCTACGTGTaggcaaaacaagtaatgcccacacgCCTCTCTTTTTTCCTCGCAGTCCCTCTCACATGCCCATGTGTGGgcaaaatagataacgcccacatgCCCGTACATTAGGCCTcctactgtcgtggttctaagtctgacagtagaatggggggtaggtatggagaggcaagatcctagctatggagtagttgtacacacgagtgtttagcgagttcaggcccttctcggaggaagtaacagccctacgtcttggagcccggaggcggtcgactgatttctgtgtatatgagttacaggggtgcgaacccttctaccagtggaggggggtggcttatatagaggacgccaggaccccagccctcTCATGTAGCAGaggattaaagtacattaaggccgggagttactggtaacgccctacttaaagtgtcatcatgaccattaagactacttaattacagaccgtttggatgcagagtagatcctgaactcctgatggtcgagtgggtcttgatggtcgagtgtcttcaggtttgtcgagtgtcttctagccagtcgagtgaagtctctcttggtcgactggaaggtagcttcgtctaaggatgtccttgggcatggtacCCTAGATAGGTctatgatcctaccctaggtacatatcctcatcattaacccccgaatggatcgaggttcgagtgaggaaggagttgatgattttctccgactcaTTTCTTGCGCTTTGATTGTGTCGTATCTTGGATTGGCGATTTTTCTTTCGGTGTgggcgtcaacttttacttcagtcgccttgatccattcttatcttctgtcgagtgaacttttgaactctaGAGAactcccgagcgacggatcgcgggaaagatattgtctgacagactgatctgccgccagcggattttgcgggatccgaaatttggaaagcgcgcgaagcggggcggtccgcggcaatcggacgggataaggcgtggacgcctcgatttccgcaccGCCTTTTTCGCCAGGTATCGTGCACGCCGACTATTTCGGGTTGTGATAGGATCgctcggacccactcgtcagccactcggaaacgtccctatataaagcgccgggggagggttttttgaacagtgccctcCCATTCTTCTCTCATCCCTCTCTGCCTCCGCCCACTGCGCCTGCTCCCGGCTCCGCCTACCCACCTCTTGCGCGCtttgccggcgacaatggtgaaggagaagacggcggccctagagcgcgcgaagaaggcgacggcgacggggcaagcgaaggggagaccgtccagtcggggcggatcttcgtcgaggtcccgcctgccgaagggttgggtccaaggagattggatccgctcgaccatcatagAGAAAGATctcaacgacctggccaatgagggactgatcccccacaggtcagcgaggctcccggggtccgagtgtcaaccgcagccgcaagagggtgagtgcgttctcttagccactcacgtagatcgtggtttttctctgccgccgagtgtgttcttccgtgggtttctgaatttctttggggcgcaactccaccatttcaatcccaattccatcgcctatcttgctgcctttgtgtctatgtgcgagaacttcctgggttgtcgaccgcactggggtctcttcaagcacatattcacctgtcgctcatagacagtaaaaaaggcgagtccggatgatgagaggaccaaggttattcagatgtgcgggggtcttgggattcagttgaggaataagagcactttcccggccatgacccttcctgagtcggtcagagggtggcagtcgacttagttctactgccaagacgagtcaacgccggggcagtcgactggtctccctccgttctccatggaccgagtggacaaaccgtcttctctaaaggtgcttcctgaggagaaagccgaggtaaaaatgttgatggagcgcgtggtccaactcgttcgggacggagtgacgggcatggatcttctggaagtcttccttaggcggcatatccaaccgctccagtaccgaggccgcccgatgtggctgtactgcggtaccgaagacaccactcgggtccatccagaagcagccgaagacgccacgctggagaggtgggtggccgccatcacagggaacaaggacaaccctcgagggactaggaggatcccgccactcgactgtactTATACGGCGGACGCGGTATGGCCACTTATTCCCGATTGTGATCTTGCTTTATCCATTCTGTTTTGCCGCGAaccggtcgattgatctttgttttgttgtctgacaggccaccaccgaattatactcgatgcccaatggggcgcagatgccgactgaggaggaggaaggaagcgggggcgaaagcccagaggagtgggattcggatgctgacgacgacgacgagggtgatgaatctggtgaggaggaagaagaggaggaggaggaggaggaggaggaagttgcacctccccgctcggaaagacgctcgaagcttgcccatgatcccgcgactgagcggggtaagggggtcgcaaccgcttcccagtcgaccaagcgccctcggactacttctccggcaccgactgagaaggctccgaagcaatctcgagtggcgctgtcgaagcctgcaaaggtcttgccgaagatgaagatggtgatccccactatctcaggctaatggtagttttgagctttccctgtttcatgaacttgttcttggtcgactcatgggtcaatcaactgacttttggaactgcagcgctgctacttccg is drawn from Triticum dicoccoides isolate Atlit2015 ecotype Zavitan chromosome 6B, WEW_v2.0, whole genome shotgun sequence and contains these coding sequences:
- the LOC119326734 gene encoding membrane steroid-binding protein 1-like isoform X1 — encoded protein: MALAAAGEWWEAAKATIAAYTGLPPEAFTAVVAVIAVLYVSGLFTRPAPSPPIRREAEDERTLEPLPPPVQLGEVTEKELGIYDGSDPKKPLLMAIKGQIYDVTQSRMFYGPGGPYALFAGRDASRALAKMSFELSDLTSDVSGLGPLEVEALQEWEQKFMGKYVKVGTIKKTILVSEEDGRAHADISERGFDSNVIQRNHELVPEENRAETTTAGHVSAMEQPMKIYHVGHSKSVHEDEVETPEETPGADLRNTSSTGYGGEPEDAGEKAKEAPDVDVNGSRNRESVGGSREAPSVG